In Thermodesulfobacteriota bacterium, the genomic window ATGCTCATGCCCTTGAGCTGCTCCATGTGCTCCGTAACGCCGCTCATGAGCGGGTGCTCCGCCATGTCCTCCAGCGCGAGCGGGTGACGGGTGGCCATCACTTCCTTGATTTCCGGGTACTTCGATAGGTCTATCTTGAGGTCGCCCTTGATGGGCTCGTCATGGGAGGCGAGCACCTTGCCCTCGGTATCCTTCGTGATGAGCACTATGGAACAGCGTACCGCGTCCGTTATCTCGGCCACCTTCTTTACGATGATGTCCAGGACCTTGGAGCTGTCCATCGTGGAGGAGACGGCGCCGGAGATGGCCAGCACGGTCTCCAGGTTCTTCTTGTCTTCCAGTATGTGGCTGTAAATTTCGCGTATCCTTATCTGCGCCCCGACGGTCGTAACGAGCTCCCTCTCGTTCACGGGCTTCATCAGGAAGTCGTCCGCGCCGAAGGAGATGCCGTCTTCTATTACCCCCCTGTCGCCCTTGTTGAAGGTGACGACGATCGAAGGCCTGTTCGGGGGGCTGACGCTCTTCGTCATCTCGCATAGCTCGCCCCCCTCCATTTCCGGCGGGGCGATGTCCAGCAGTACCACGGCGGGCCGCCACTCGTCTATCACGCCCAGGACGTCCCGCCCCGGGGGTTCCTGCCGGGTTGCGTAGCCGTGGACGCCGAGGAGTCCTTTCAGCCTGTCACTCGCCTCCCGGTCGTCGCCTACTATGAGGACCCTGTCGTGCCGGAACGCGCTGTCGGTTTTTTTAACGGTATGCATCGTCGGTTTCCTTCTGCCCCCCCATATGCCCCCCTGCGTACCTTAAAGGCCTTGACAAAGAGTGCCCCTTACCTTACCATTCCGCTGAGGGCCGGCGTAGCTCAGCGGTAGAGCAACTGATTCGTAATCAGTTGGTCGGCGGTTCAATTCCGCCCGCCGGCTCCACTTCTATTGCGGGCTCTCCATAAGCTCCAGCAATTTGTCTGCGTCCACATAGCCCGACAGGAACCTCCCGTCGGGGAATATCACGGTCGGGGTCCCCCCGATACCGAGCTTCTTTACGAGTTGTATGTTATCGTCTATCGCCGCGGCCTCGCAGTCCGCCTCGGGCAGCTCCTTACCCGCGAACGCGTCCTCGAGAAGGTCGAGCGACTTACCGCCGCACAGGATGGCCTTCGCTTTCTCGTATGCCTCGGGGTGTATGCTCAGCGGGTAGAGCTTTATGAATACGACGATGTCCTTCCTCCTCTCGACTATCTTCTTCAACTCCGCGTGGAGCTTCTTGCAATAGGGACAGTCAGGGTCGTCGAAGACGATTAGCCTCTTCTCCGCATTTTCGTCTCCCATGACCAGCGCGTCATCGAGCGGTATGAGGCTCGTGTCGAGCTTCCTCAGCGTCTTCGGTTGGCCTATGTCCGCCAGCCGGGTGAAGCGTCCCTCGACCATGTGTTTTTTCGCGAAGTCCACGTACACGATAATCCGCTGGTTTCCCCTCATAAGCTCGACTTCCCAGAGCCCCCCTACGGGGCTGATCCGTATCGCCTTTACCTCGGCCTGGAACCTTCTGGTCTGGAGCAGGGTGGACGCCTCCTCATTGCTGAGGCTGTGGCAGGCCTTGCAGTCCCCGGAGCAGCCCTCGCCCACGAAGGCGTAGACCTCATCGGCCCCCGCGG contains:
- a CDS encoding diguanylate cyclase, which gives rise to MHTVKKTDSAFRHDRVLIVGDDREASDRLKGLLGVHGYATRQEPPGRDVLGVIDEWRPAVVLLDIAPPEMEGGELCEMTKSVSPPNRPSIVVTFNKGDRGVIEDGISFGADDFLMKPVNERELVTTVGAQIRIREIYSHILEDKKNLETVLAISGAVSSTMDSSKVLDIIVKKVAEITDAVRCSIVLITKDTEGKVLASHDEPIKGDLKIDLSKYPEIKEVMATRHPLALEDMAEHPLMSGVTEHMEQLKGMSILVVPLVFNKEVLGTLFLRAMRFKKGFTRREIELCRSVASASYNAIRNVQLFEKIQKEKEHLKEMAITDQLTSLYNHSFFYTRLEEEFQRAVRYSIPLSLIMMDIDDFKKINDNYGHRTGDLVLKEIGTMIKNCVRKTDIVARYGGEEFSVVLPQTTLEGAAEEAERIREFIGKHNRYVRVGKENITVSMGVASYPAEGVTDAEDLVNLADKALYEAKNAGKNCVRITVRGKKG
- a CDS encoding DsbC family protein, which codes for MIRSFYLLGLLAVMAIASAGADEVYAFVGEGCSGDCKACHSLSNEEASTLLQTRRFQAEVKAIRISPVGGLWEVELMRGNQRIIVYVDFAKKHMVEGRFTRLADIGQPKTLRKLDTSLIPLDDALVMGDENAEKRLIVFDDPDCPYCKKLHAELKKIVERRKDIVVFIKLYPLSIHPEAYEKAKAILCGGKSLDLLEDAFAGKELPEADCEAAAIDDNIQLVKKLGIGGTPTVIFPDGRFLSGYVDADKLLELMESPQ